GTTCCTTTCCTACATGAGCCACGAGTTCCGCACGCCGCTGGACTCCATCCTCGCCATCTCGGGGCTCCTCCTGGACCGGCTGGACGGCCCGCTCAGCGAGGAGCAGGAGACGCAGGTGCGCTTCGTGCGCACCGCCGCGCGCGACCTGCTGGACATGGTGGACGACCTGCTGGGCGCCGCGCGCGTGGACGCCGGGCAGGTCCGGGTGCGCCCGGACACCTTCACCGTCCCGGAGCTGTACAGCGCGCTCCGGGCCATGCTCCGCCCGCTGATGGAGGGGACGCGGGTCCGGCTGGAGTTCGAGGAGCCCTCCGGGATCCCGCCGCTGCACACCGACGAGGCCAAGGTGGCGCAGGTCCTCCGGAACTTCATCTCCAACGCGCTGAAGTTCACGGAGAACGGCGAGGTGCGGGTCTCGGCGGAGCTGGACGCCGCGGGCGAGCGGATCACCTTCCGCGTGCGCGACACCGGGATCGGGATCGCGCCGGACGACCAGGAGCGGATCTTCCGCGACTTCGCCCAGGTGGACAGCCCGCTCCAGCGGCGGGCCCGCGGCACCGGGCTGGGGCTCCCCCTCTCGCGCAAGCTGGCCGAGCTGCTGGGCGGGAGCGTGGGGGTGGAGAGCGCCCCCGGCCAGGGCTCCACCTTCCACGTCGTCCTTCCACTCACGTACTCTCCCGGGGCGGAGGGCTGATGCGAGCGTTCCATGCCTGAGCAGCGGACCATGACCGTCCTGCACGTGGACGACTACCCGGCGGGGCGCTACGCCACCAGCCGGGTGCTGCGCCAGGCCGGCTTCGCGGTGCTGGAGGCCGCCACCGGGGGCGAGGCGCTCGACCGCGCGCGGGAGCAGCCGGACCTCATCATCCTGGACGTCAACCTCCCGGACCTCAGCGGCTTCGAGGTGGCGCAGCGGCTCAAGGACGACCCGGACACCGCCGCCATCCCCATCCTGCAGATGTCCGCGGCCTACCGCGACGCGGACCACCGCGCCCAGGGGCTGGAAGGGGGAGCGGACGCCTACCTCACCCAGCCGGTGGAGCCGCGGGAGCTGATCGCCACCGTGCGGGCGCTGCTGCGCGTCCGCCAGGCGGAAACCGAGGTGCGGGAGAGCGAGGTGCGCTTCCGCTCGCTGGTGGCCGCCATCGCGGACGTGGTGTGGACCGCGGACCCGGAGGGGCGGGTCCGGGGCGACCTTCCCGAATGGCGGGAGCTGACCGGGCAGACGCCGGAGGAGGCGCGCGGGTACGGCTGGCTGGACGCCCTCCACCCCGGCGACCGCGAGCGCGTGCTCCACGCCTGGGAGGAGGCGGTCGGCACCGGGAGCACGTACGACGCCGAGTACCGCCTGCGGGTGCGCAACGGGAGCTTCCGCTACGTCTCCGCGCGCGGAATCCCGGTGCGGGAGCCGGACGGGAGCGTGCGCGAGTGGGTGGGCGTCTGCGTGGACGTGGACGAGCGCCGCCGGGGGGAGGAGCGGCAGCGCTTCTTCGCGGAGGCGAGCAGCGTGCTGGCGTCCTCGCTGCAGTACGAGGAGACGCTGACCAGGGTGGCGGCGCTGGCGGTCCCCGCCCTGGCCGACGGGTGCATGGTGCACATGCGCGGGGAGGACGGCGCGATCCAGCGGCTGACCGTCGCCCACACCGACCCGCCCGGGGACGAGCTCGCGCGGGACCTCCTGCTCCGGTACCTCTCGGGCGACGGTGCGTCCGGCGTGTCCCGGGTCCTCCGGACGGGCGAGCCGGAGCTCGTCCGGGACATCACGGACGAGGCGCTGCGCCGGGCCGCCCGGGACGAGGCGCACCTGCAGGCCCTCCGCGGGCTGGGCCTGCGCTCCTCCCTGGTGGTCCCGCTGGTGGCGCGGGGGGAGACCATCGGGGCCGTCACCTTCGTGACCGCCCGATCGGAGCGCACCCTGAACGAGGCCGACCTGGCGGTCGCCGAGGAGCTGGCCCGGCGCGCGGCGCTGGCCATCGACAACGCGCGCCTGTACAGCGCCGCCCTGGTCGCCAGCCAGGCCAAGAGCGACTTCCTGGCCACCATGAGCCACGAGCTGCGCACCCCCATGAACGCCATCATGGGGTACGCGGACCTACTGGACGCGGAGGTGGCGGGGCCGCTCACCGAGCGGCAGCGCGAGCAGCTCGGGCGCATCACCGCCAGCTCCAGCCACCTCCTCCAGCTCATCGACGAGATCCTCACCTTCTCCCGCGTCGAGGCGGGGCGCGAGGAGGTCCGTCTGGAGCGCTTCGAGCTGGCGGAGCTGGTGCGCCAGACGTGCCTGCTGGTGGAGCCGCTGGCGCACGCCAAGCAGCTCGCCTTCCCGGTGGAGCTCCGGGACGAGCCGGTGTGGATGGAGTCCGACCCGGGAAAGCTGCGCCAGATCCTCCTCAACCTCCTCTCCAACGCGGTGAAGTTCACGGACGAGGGTGCGGTGCGGCTCACCGCCCGGAAGCGGGGTGACGCGGTGGAGCTGGAGGTGCGGGACACCGGGATCGGGATCACCGCCGAGCAGGCCGAGAAGGTGTTCGATCCCTTCTGGCAGGTGGAGCAGGCCCCCTCGCGCCGCGTGGGCGGAACCGGGCTGGGCCTCAGCGTCACCCGCCACCTGGCCCGCCTGCTCGGGGGCGACGTGGAGGTCCGCAGCAGCCTGGGGGAGGGGAGCGTCTTCACGGTGCGCCTTCCGCTGCGCGCCCCGGCCATCCCGGCCGGGAGCGCGGGCACCCGGGAGCAGCGGGACGACCCGGGCACCGGTCCCGACTCCCGGTGAGATCCGCTCCGGCTGCCGTTCCGCCTACAGCTCCTGTCCGAGGGCGCTCTGCAGCCGTTCCCGGTAGCTGCGGCTCATCTTGAGCTTCGCCCCGGTGTCCAGGACCACCATGAACTCGCCCCGGAAGTACGGCTCCATCTCCCGGATCCGGGAGGTACGCACGATGGTGGAGCGGTGGATGCGCACGAACCGGGCGGGATCGAGCTGGGCTTCGACCGCCGCGAGCGTCGACCGCATCAGGTGCGACGTCTTCCCGGTGTGCAGGCGCACGTAGTCGCCGTCCGCCTCGATCCAGTCCACGTCGGCGACCTCGACGAACCGGAGCCTGGGCCCGGAACGCACCAGGAGCCGCTCGGGCCGGGTGGGGGCCGCGGCCGGCGGGGGCGCCGGTCCCGCGGCGGCCTCGGCGAGCCGGCGGAGGACTTCCCCGGTCAGGGCGGTGGACGACTTCTCGGCGAGGCGCTCCCGCACCCGTCCGAGCATCCGGGCGAAGCGCTCCTCGCTCACCGGCTTGAGCAGGTAGTCGAGCGCCTGGTGCTCGAAGGCCTCCACGGCGTGCTCGTCGTGCGCGGTGACGAACACCACGGCGGGGACCGCGCGGTCCCCCAGCGAGCACAGCGTCTCCACCCCGGTCATCCCGGGCATCTGGACGTCGAGGAAGAGCAGGTCGGGGCGGTGCGTCGCCACGGCCGTGACGGCCTCGAGGCCGTTGGCGCACTCCGCCACCACCTCCAGGTCGGCGTGTCGGGACAGGAGGGAGCGGAGCCTCTGGCGCGCGAGCGGCTCGTCGTCGGCGATCGCCACGCGGATGCGCGCGATCACGCGCGGCCTCCCGCCGCCGCGGGCGCCGTGGTCCACGGGAGCCGCTGCACGACCACGGTCCCCGTCGGAGCGCGCCGGACGATCTCCAGCTCCGCCCCGGCTCCGTAGCACCGGCGCAGGCGCTCACGCGTGTTCCGGAGTCCCACGCCGGTCCCCGGCTCCGCGGCAGTCCCCATCCCGACCCCGTCGTCCACGACCTCCAGCACCAGGTGCTCTTCCTCGCGATACCCCCGCACGACGACGGTCCCCCCGGCCAGGGACGGCTGGATCCCGTGCTTGATGGCGTTCTCGACCAGGGGCTGGAGGATGAGGTTCGGGACGAGGGCGTCCATGGCTTCCTCGTCCACGTCGTACTCCACCGCAAGGCGGTCGCGGAAGCGGGCCCGCTGGATCTCCACGTAGGTGTCCACGAGCCGCAGCTCCTCGCGCAGCGGCACCTCCTGGTGCTC
The sequence above is drawn from the Longimicrobiaceae bacterium genome and encodes:
- a CDS encoding ATP-binding protein — translated: MTYSLLALALRGEHDVVLARQRARQVAELLGFDRLAATRIATAVSEIARNAFAYAGGGRVEFRVEGEDGAQQLAVLVADRGRGIPHLGEVLGGGYTSSTGMGMGMVGSRRLMDTFQVESVPGGGTEVRMGKRLPAGAPPAGPAAVSRMGEILARTRPASTGAEVQEQNQELLRTLGALEERQEELLRLNRELEDTNRGVVALYAELDERAVELRRANEVKAQFLSYMSHEFRTPLDSILAISGLLLDRLDGPLSEEQETQVRFVRTAARDLLDMVDDLLGAARVDAGQVRVRPDTFTVPELYSALRAMLRPLMEGTRVRLEFEEPSGIPPLHTDEAKVAQVLRNFISNALKFTENGEVRVSAELDAAGERITFRVRDTGIGIAPDDQERIFRDFAQVDSPLQRRARGTGLGLPLSRKLAELLGGSVGVESAPGQGSTFHVVLPLTYSPGAEG
- a CDS encoding ATP-binding protein, with the protein product MPEQRTMTVLHVDDYPAGRYATSRVLRQAGFAVLEAATGGEALDRAREQPDLIILDVNLPDLSGFEVAQRLKDDPDTAAIPILQMSAAYRDADHRAQGLEGGADAYLTQPVEPRELIATVRALLRVRQAETEVRESEVRFRSLVAAIADVVWTADPEGRVRGDLPEWRELTGQTPEEARGYGWLDALHPGDRERVLHAWEEAVGTGSTYDAEYRLRVRNGSFRYVSARGIPVREPDGSVREWVGVCVDVDERRRGEERQRFFAEASSVLASSLQYEETLTRVAALAVPALADGCMVHMRGEDGAIQRLTVAHTDPPGDELARDLLLRYLSGDGASGVSRVLRTGEPELVRDITDEALRRAARDEAHLQALRGLGLRSSLVVPLVARGETIGAVTFVTARSERTLNEADLAVAEELARRAALAIDNARLYSAALVASQAKSDFLATMSHELRTPMNAIMGYADLLDAEVAGPLTERQREQLGRITASSSHLLQLIDEILTFSRVEAGREEVRLERFELAELVRQTCLLVEPLAHAKQLAFPVELRDEPVWMESDPGKLRQILLNLLSNAVKFTDEGAVRLTARKRGDAVELEVRDTGIGITAEQAEKVFDPFWQVEQAPSRRVGGTGLGLSVTRHLARLLGGDVEVRSSLGEGSVFTVRLPLRAPAIPAGSAGTREQRDDPGTGPDSR
- a CDS encoding LytTR family DNA-binding domain-containing protein, which encodes MIARIRVAIADDEPLARQRLRSLLSRHADLEVVAECANGLEAVTAVATHRPDLLFLDVQMPGMTGVETLCSLGDRAVPAVVFVTAHDEHAVEAFEHQALDYLLKPVSEERFARMLGRVRERLAEKSSTALTGEVLRRLAEAAAGPAPPPAAAPTRPERLLVRSGPRLRFVEVADVDWIEADGDYVRLHTGKTSHLMRSTLAAVEAQLDPARFVRIHRSTIVRTSRIREMEPYFRGEFMVVLDTGAKLKMSRSYRERLQSALGQEL